A window from Neodiprion fabricii isolate iyNeoFabr1 chromosome 2, iyNeoFabr1.1, whole genome shotgun sequence encodes these proteins:
- the LOC124175975 gene encoding GATOR complex protein MIOS yields MSSVKLEVQWSSIHPNKFITWGTEICLYEVTQIKDSVRPSCIKISDSTVAHLLATNTNHHYVKCIDIYTQPEPDILLAVGQANGKVVLTTFGPTAFDSLGLTGKELAPRHARQCNTVAWNPVDPNLIICGLDKHRTDSSVLLWDVLKSPTGSHHHSNMQAESVRPIAEAGVSETAHSLAWFLNEPRCLVVGINNKHLKIIDFRDCVKVVNSTPTKAVYSLSVDPHNNYHLVSHIENQILIWDTRYFEKPILTLPQSRQVTKVLWCPSRHNLLGSLQKDSGSLHLHDVQHCGLGGGEETEPGALERTVAPPWSSPTSFSWHPTHANRLLAISQQGLTDYTVFERITINWSTKSYLAWNHASKSFKYIYSTDNIYKSLNDISLQTKSRAMRDYGLLAELSQNGELAENDTLKNLWQWLYLSRSLVEDGTICSPDNKHPGVRTVLKLDGQQTSTNGFIKSELVLRLWADIGSNHSAKIYRSPDRDKALQLCGWRFDKETNAPYNNAFLERLEREGAYPRAAAISVFNLGLRQAIEILNRGADKMSLATNLNIVAMALSGFSEDRNSMWRELCLKSRSQLTDPYLRATFAFLTADNDSYENVLNENGMAVEDRVAFALMFLSDSKLHEYFKKLTQKLTDDGNLAGILITGASSDGIQLLNRYLEITGDVQSCSLIAIRALSPKLLQDNQVQVWIASYRTLLDAWKMWNQRAHFDIAMRTSTNEKPPQQVYISCNFCGKSISAYMQGLSRARGPFARLGSTSNKLKMSSCPSCRKPLPRCAICLMHMGTASGLQTGGTTPNRGEEDSKLTEFSSWFTWCQTCRHGGHANHITHWFREHSECPVTSCTCRCFSLDASCKIGVGVV; encoded by the exons ATGAGTAGCGTTAAGTTAGAAGTTCAGTGGTCATCGATACACCCAAATAAATTCATTACTTGGGGCACCGAAATATGTTTATACGAAGTTACCCAAATCAAAGATAGTGTCAGGCCTTCTT GTATTAAGATCTCTGACTCTACAGTCGCCCATTTATTGGCAACGAACACAAACCATCACTATGTTAAATGCATTGATATTTACACCCAACCTGAGCCTGACATTCTATTGGCAGTTGGGCAAGCGAATGGTAAAGTTGTACTAACTACTTTTGGCCCAACGGCATTCGACTCTCTTGGACTTACTGGCAAGGAACTTG CTCCGAGGCATGCAAGGCAATGCAATACGGTTGCATGGAATCCGGTAGACccaaatttaataatttgtgGCTTGGATAAGCACAGAACGGATTCTTCCGTTTTATTATGGGATGTCCTGAAAAGTCCAACTGGATCGCATCACCACAGTAACATGCAGGCAGAATCTGTCAGACCTATAGCAGAGGCTGGAGTCTCTGAAACAGCACATTCCCTCGCTTGGTTCCTTAACGAACCAAGATGTTTGGTTGTTGGAATCAATAACAAACATTTAAAGATTATTGATTTTCGAG ATTGTGTAAAGGTAGTGAACTCAACGCCAACAAAAGCAGTGTATAGTTTGTCAGTAGATCCTCATAACAATTATCACTTAGTTTCCcatattgaaaatcaaattcttATATGGGACACTCGTTACTTTGAAAAACCGATATTAACCCTACCGCAGAGCAGACAAGTGACTAAAGTACTATGGTGTCCTTCAAGGCATAACCTACTGGGATCTCTGCAGAAAGACTCTG GATCTTTGCATCTTCACGATGTACAGCATTGTGGGCTTGGTGGCGGTGAGGAAACAGAGCCAGGCGCTTTAGAAAGAACTGTCGCCCCACCATGGTCTAGTCCTACAAGTTTTTCATGGCATCCGACTCACGCGAATAGATTGTTGGCTATATCGCAACAAG GTTTGACGGACTACACTGTTTTTGAAAGAATTACTATCAACTGGTCGACTAAGTCATATCTAGCATGGAACCATGCTTCAAAATCATTCAAATACATTTATAGCACCGACAACATATACAAATCCTTGAACGATATTTCACTGCAAACGAAAAGTCGAGCCATGCGAGACTACGGCCTTCTG GCCGAACTATCGCAAAATGGAGAGCTAGCTGAAAATGATACCCTGAAAAATTTATGGCAATGGCTGTATTTGAGTCGTTCTTTAGTGGAAGATGGAACAATATGTAGTCCAGACAATAAGCACCCAGGTGTCAG AACTGTTCTGAAACTTGATGGACAGCAGACTTCTACTAACGGTTTCATTAAGTCTGAATTAGTGCTTCGACTGTGGGCTGACATTGGGTCAAATCACAGTGCTAAAATATACAG GTCACCTGACCGAGATAAAGCACTTCAATTGTGTGGTTGGAGATTTGATAAAGAAACGAACGCTCCTTATAATAATGCATTTTTGGAAAGACTAGAGAGGGAAGGAGCTTATCCTAGAGCTGCAGCCATCTCTGTTTTCAATCTTGGACTGAGGCAAGCCATAGAAATATTGAATAGAGGGGCGGACAAAATGTCACTAGCAACAAATTTAAATATCGTTGCTATGGCTTTGTCAGGCTTCTCTGAAGATAGAAATAGTATGTGGCGGGAGCTTTGCTTAAAGTCTAGATCTCAATTAACTGACCCATATCTCAGAGCAACATTTGCATTCCTCACTGCTGACAATGATTCGTATGAAAATGTTTTG aatgaGAATGGAATGGCTGTTGAGGATAGAGTGGCATTTGCGCTCATGTTTCTATCTGACAGTAAATTacatgaatatttcaaaaaattgactcAAAAATTAACTGATGATGGTAACTTAGCCGGGATTCTGATTACTG GGGCTAGTTCAGACGGGATACAGTTACTAAATAGGTACTTAGAAATCACTGGTGATGTCCAAAGTTGCAGCCTAATCGCCATTCGAGCTCTGTCACCGAAATTGCTTCAGGACAATCAAGTTCAAGTTTGGATTGCAAG CTATAGAACGCTTTTGGATGCTTGGAAAATGTGGAATCAAAGAGCACATTTTGATATAGCGATGCGAACTTCAACGAATGAGAAACCTCCACAACAAGTATACATATCTTGCAATTTCTGTGGCAAAAGTATTTCGGCTTATATGCAGGGGTTAAGCAGAGCTAGAGGACCATTTGCCAGGCTTGGGAGTACGTCCAACAAATTGAAG ATGTCTTCGTGTCCTAGCTGTCGCAAACCTCTACCTCGCTGCGCGATCTGTCTCATGCACATGGGTACAGCCAGTGGTTTACAAACAGGAGGGACCACACCAAATAGAGGGGAGGAGGATAGTAAACTAACGGAATTTAGTAGTTGGTTTACTTGGTGTCAAACGTGCAGACATGGTGGACACGCCAACCACATCACGCACTGGTTTAG aGAGCATTCGGAATGCCCTGTAACATCTTGTACGTGCAGATGCTTTTCACTAGATGCATCTTGCAAGATCGGAGTTGGGGTTGTATAA
- the LOC124175983 gene encoding replication protein A 14 kDa subunit-like, with amino-acid sequence MIKKRINGQLVSQHIGDQIILLGSINKINPSGTSMELKTSDNMIITVSLSEPIDSHLEGYIEVHGTVQSKSSISCSNFVRFPNEMTEKFDLEQYNDLILLSNTLGSNKWKMSETNTIL; translated from the exons ATGATCAAGAAACGTATCAACGGACAGCTAGTTTCCCAGCACATCGGTGATCAGATCATCTTACTTGGATCCATTAACAAG ATAAATCCTAGCGGAACAAGTATGGAGTTAAAAACCAGTGACAACATGATTATTACAGTTTCTCTTTCGGAACCCATCGACAGCCACCTAGAAGGTTACATCGAAGTTCATGGTACTGTACAGTCTAAGTCATCCATCTCCTGTAGCAACTTCGTTCGCTTCCCAAATGAGATGACggaaaaatttg acttgGAACAGTACAATGACCTCATCTTACTCTCCAATACATTGGGTAGCAACAAATGGAAAATGTCTGAAACGAATAccattttatga
- the LOC124175977 gene encoding ras-related protein Ral-a isoform X1: MSKKPGATQALHKVIMVGSGGVGKSALTLQFMYDEFVEDYEPTKADSYRKTVVLDAEEVQIDILDTAGQEDYAAIRDNYFRSGEGFLCVFSITEDDSFQATQEFREQILRVKNDDHIPFLLVGNKSDLQEKRKVNLAEAQARSQQWGVPYVETSAKTRENVDKVFFDLMREIRSRKIEDKSASNGRGKDRAKRKKKMCIIL; the protein is encoded by the exons ATGTCTAAAAAACCAGGCGCCACACAGGCCCTTCATAAGGTCATAATGGTGGGTAGCGGAGGTGTTGGAAAGTCCGCCCTGACTCTACAGTTCATGTACGACGAG TTTGTTGAAGATTACGAGCCAACAAAGGCTGACTCGTACAGGAAGACTGTTGTATTGGATGCGGAGGAAGTACAAATAGATATTTTAGACACAGCAGGTCAAGAAGATTATGCAGCTATTAGAGATAATTATTTCCGCAGTGGTGAAGGCTTTCTTTGCGTATTTTCTATAACAGAAGATGATAGTTTTCAGGCCACTCAGGAGTTTAg GGAACAAATTCTGAGAGTAAAAAATGACGATCACATTCCCTTTCTGCTGGTGGGAAACAAAAGCGATCTtcaagaaaaacgaaaagtcAATCTAGCCGAGGCACAAGCTAGATCGCAACAGTGGGGTGTTCCCTATGTTGAGACTAGTGCAAAAACAAGAGAAAACGTTGACAAG GTATTTTTCGACCTAATGCGCGAGATAAGGTCTCGCAAGATCGAAGATAAATCTGCAAGTAATGGCCGTGGAAAGGATCGTGccaagagaaagaaaaagatgtGCATTATTCTATAG
- the LOC124175981 gene encoding uncharacterized protein LOC124175981, whose protein sequence is MSWFFGKKKKDSPPDTPEDEDPSAGQGDGFIFVERKEDQQPRPGMIDGFNGPPGPLYPNINTIPQYPPSMPAAVPPNQSIEPIQNILNGLPFKLCKQLEDNLNDDIEIDKNRVNEILSYILRIENGDDIIYDFALEKSVINEIDSAESGI, encoded by the coding sequence ATGTCTTGGTTTTTTggcaaaaagaagaaggattCACCTCCGGATACTCCCGAAGATGAGGACCCGTCTGCGGGTCAAGGAGACGGATTTATATTTGTAGAACGAAAAGAGGATCAGCAGCCAAGGCCAGGAATGATAGACGGCTTCAATGGCCCGCCAGGGCCCCTTTATCCGAATATCAACACTATCCCGCAATACCCACCATCGATGCCTGCGGCAGTGCCGCCGAACCAAAGTATAGAACCGATCCAAAATATACTCAACGGATTGCCTTTTAAATTATGCAAACAATTGGAGGACAATCTAAACGATGATATTGAAATAGACAAAAACAGAGTAAACGAAATTTTGTCGTATATATTGAGAATAGAGAATGGTGATGATATCATATACGATTTTGCCCTTGAGAAAAGTGTCATTAATGAGATAGACAGCGCTGAATCGGGAATTTAA
- the LOC124175977 gene encoding ras-related protein Ral-a isoform X2, giving the protein MSKKPGATQALHKVIMVGSGGVGKSALTLQFMYDEFVEDYEPTKADSYRKTVVLDAEEVQIDILDTAGQEDYAAIRDNYFRSGEGFLCVFSITEDDSFQATQEFREQILRVKNDDHIPFLLVGNKSDLQEKRKVNLAEAQARSQQWGVPYVETSAKTRENVDKVFFDLMRAIAARKAQENQGEGGERKKKPSCCILL; this is encoded by the exons ATGTCTAAAAAACCAGGCGCCACACAGGCCCTTCATAAGGTCATAATGGTGGGTAGCGGAGGTGTTGGAAAGTCCGCCCTGACTCTACAGTTCATGTACGACGAG TTTGTTGAAGATTACGAGCCAACAAAGGCTGACTCGTACAGGAAGACTGTTGTATTGGATGCGGAGGAAGTACAAATAGATATTTTAGACACAGCAGGTCAAGAAGATTATGCAGCTATTAGAGATAATTATTTCCGCAGTGGTGAAGGCTTTCTTTGCGTATTTTCTATAACAGAAGATGATAGTTTTCAGGCCACTCAGGAGTTTAg GGAACAAATTCTGAGAGTAAAAAATGACGATCACATTCCCTTTCTGCTGGTGGGAAACAAAAGCGATCTtcaagaaaaacgaaaagtcAATCTAGCCGAGGCACAAGCTAGATCGCAACAGTGGGGTGTTCCCTATGTTGAGACTAGTGCAAAAACAAGAGAAAACGTTGACAAG GTATTCTTTGACCTAATGCGAGCAATAGCTGCACGCAAGGCTCAAGAAAATCAGGGTGAGGGGGGTGAACGGAAGAAGAAACCAAGTTGCTGCATATTACTTTAA
- the LOC124175980 gene encoding transmembrane protein 222, with the protein MKDSFEPSSPVSNDSSTMDLVVDHPRTRYPFCIVWTPIPLLTYFFPVIGHMGIATSTGIIRDFAGPYYVSEDNMAFGKPTKYWQLNYNNAKGGVQGWDTAVCEASDIYKTRMHNLCCDNCHSHVATALNLMSYNDSRQWNMVKLAFLMLLHGKYVSFYAFVKTWLPFVILVTIIVSFCMFV; encoded by the exons ATGAAAGATTCATTTGAGCCGTCATCACCGGTGTCAAATGACTCGTCGACGATGGATCTTGTCGTCGATCACCCCAGAACCAGATACCCATTCTGTATCGTTTGGACGCCTATACCTCTATTGAC ttactTTTTTCCAGTTATCGGTCACATGGGAATTGCCACTTCGACAGGAATCATAAGAGATTTCGCTGGTCCATATTACGTTTCAGAGGATAACATGGCATTTGGGAAACCAACAAAATATTGGCAGCTAAATTACAATAACGCAAAAGGTGGCGTTCAGGGTTGGGATACAGCTGTGTGTGAAGCCAGCGACATTTATAAAACACGAATG CACAACCTTTGCTGTGATAACTGCCATTCTCATGTCGCGACTGCGTTAAACTTGATGTCCTACAATGATTCGAGACAATGGAATATGGTAAAACTAGCATTCCTCATGCTTCTTCATGGGAAGTATGTCAG tttttACGCATTTGTGAAGACTTGGCTGCCATTCGTCATTCTTGTTACAATAATCGTCAGTTTCTGTATGTTTGTGTAA